A region from the Malus domestica chromosome 07, GDT2T_hap1 genome encodes:
- the LOC139197513 gene encoding uncharacterized protein: MDQQSVNVNSDVPKYSEKPEKFKGLDFKRWQQKMFFLKTMNLAHVVKEEASKSSENPMTKETTAKELWESLEKKYKIDDAGSKKFVIGKFLKYTMVDSKSVVSQVKEIQKYELHSEGCEISEHFQVGAIIEMLPTSWNDFKIYLKQKCHEMNMEDLIMRLRVE; encoded by the exons ATGGATCAACAATCTGTGAATGTGAATAGCGATGTGCCAAAATACTCTGAAAAGCCTGAGAAGTTCAAAGGGCTGGACTTCAAGAGATGGCAACAGAAGATGTTTTTCCTGAAAACGATGAATCTCGCTCATGTTGTCAAGGAAGAAGCTTCAAAGTCTAGTGAGAATCCAATGACGAAAGAGACT ACAGCAAAGGAGTTGTGGGAATCCCTGGAGAAAAAGTATAAGATTGATGATGCcggttcaaagaaatttgttaTCGGTAAGTTTCTCAAATATACAATGGTGGATTCAAAATCTGTTGTCTCTCAAGTCAAAGAAATCCAAAAATATGAACTGCACTCCGAGGGATGCGAGATCAGTGAGCATTTCCAAGTTGGGGCGATAATCGAAATGTTGCCAACTTCCTGGAATGACTTCAAAATTTATCTCAAGCAGAAGTGTCATGAGATGAATATGGAGGATTTGATTATGAGGCTACGAGTGGAATAA